One genomic window of Lagenorhynchus albirostris chromosome 17, mLagAlb1.1, whole genome shotgun sequence includes the following:
- the ZBTB10 gene encoding zinc finger and BTB domain-containing protein 10 isoform X2, producing the protein MTRLERSSHRTVISKVPGELVAREGKCASRARESEIPSEEGYCDFNSRPNENSYCYQLLRQLNEQRKKGILCDVSIVVSGKIFKAHKNILVAGSRFFKTLYCFSNKESPNQNNTTHLDIAAVQGFSVILDFLYSGNLVLTSQNAIEVMTVASYLQMSEVVQTCRNFIKDALNISIKSEAPESVVVDYNNRKPVNRDGLSSSRDQKIASFWATRNLTNLASNVKIENDGCNVDEGQIENYQMNDSSWVQDGSPELTENESQGQTKVFIWNNMGSQGIQETGKTRRKTQATKRFIYNIPPNNETNLEDCSVMQPPVAYPEEDLSFIKEEPDLDGALLSGPDCDRNVNTNLLAEAGSSQDGGDAGPSHDFKYGLMPGPSSDFKYGLLPGTSNDFKYGLIPGASNDFKYGLLPESWPKQETWENGESSLIMNKLKCPHCSYVAKYRRTLKRHLLIHTGVRSFSCDICGKLFTRREHVKRHSLVHKKDKKYKCMVCKKIFMLAASVGIRHGSRRYGVCVDCADKSQPGGQEGVDQGQDTDFPRDEEYEGNGGGEADEELADDGEDQNDASRWDESGDVCMSLDD; encoded by the exons GAGTCAGAAATACCATCAGAGGAGGGGTACTGTGACTTTAATAGTAGGCCAAATGAGAACTCTTATTGCTATCAACTTCTTCGACAACTAAATGAACAGAGGAAGAAGGGTATTCTTTGTGATGTCAGCATTGTGGTGAGCGGAAAAATCTTTAAAGCTCATAAGAACATCCTGGTTGCAGGCAGCCGTTTCTTTAAGACTTTATATTGCTTTTCAAACAAAGAAAGCCCTAACCAAAACAATACTACCCATTTAGATATTGCTGCAGTTCAAGGTTTTTCAGTCATCTTGGACTTCTTGTATTCTGGTAACCTGGTGCTCACAAGCCAAAATGCCATTGAAGTAATGACAGTGGCCAGCTATCTTCAAATGAGTGAAGTTGTTCAAACTTGTCGAAATTTCATTAAAGATGCCTTAAATATAAGCATTAAATCAGAAGCTCCAGAGTCTGTAGTTGTGGACTATAATAATAGAAAACCAGTTAACAGAGATGGCCTGTCTTCATCACGGGATCAAAAAATTGCCAGTTTTTGGGCAACACGGAATCTTACCAATTTGGCAAGTAatgtaaaaattgaaaatgatGGTTGTAACGTCGACGAGGGCCAAATAGAAAACTACCAAATGAATGACAGTAGTTGGGTCCAGGATGGTTCACCTGAATTGACAGAAAATGAGTCTCAAGGTCAAACAAAAGTGTTTATTTGGAATAATATGGGCTCCCAGGGAATTCAAGAGACTGGCAAAACAAGGAGGAAAACCCAAGCTACGAagagatttatttataatataccACCTAATAATGAAACAAATTTAGAAGATTGCTCAGTGATGCAGCCACCTGTTGCCTATCCAGAAGAAGATTTGTCATTCATCAAGGAAGAACCAG ATCTGGATGGTGCTCTACTCTCAGGGCCAGATTGTGATAGGAATGTGAATACAAATTTATTGGCTGAAGCCGGCTCCAGTCAAGATGGAGGTGATGCTG GTCCTTCACATGATTTCAAGTATGGCCTGATGCCTGGCCCTTCAAGCGATTTCAAGTATGGATTGCTACCAGGTACTTCAAATGATTTCAAGTATGGATTGATACCAGGTGCTTCTAACGATTTCAAGTATGGATTATTGCCTGAATCTTGGCCAAAACAAGAAACTTGGGAAAATG GTGAATCATCTCTAATCATGAACAAGTTAAAATGCCCTCATTGTAGCTATGTAGCCAAATACAGACGAACACTAAAAAGGCATTTGCTCATTCATACGGGAGTCAGATCATTTAGCTGTGATATTTGTGGGAAACTGTTTACTCGCAGAGAACATGTAAAAAGACATTCCCTG GTgcataaaaaggataaaaaatacaaatgtatggTGTGTAAGAAGATCTTCATGTTAGCAGCCAGTGTTGGAATAAGACATGGATCTCGACGCTATGGTGTTTGTGTAGACTGTGCAGATAAATCACAACCAGGAGGGCAAGAAGGTGTAGATCAGGGACAGGATACAGATTTCCCTCGGGATGAAGAATATGAGGGGAACGGAGGTGGAGAAGCTGATGAAGAGCTGGCTGATGATGGAGAAGATCAGAATGATGCATCTCGATGGGATGAGTCCGGAGATGTTTGTATGTCTCTAGATGACTAA